Proteins from a genomic interval of Plasmodium reichenowi strain SY57 chromosome 13, whole genome shotgun sequence:
- a CDS encoding TBC domain protein, putative, translated as MEYKLEFLSYLLIFKKKNERISKFDEQIKTCINIFEKSIINESDLKYLFERNILDINPGVRSMCWKLALKHLSLDSNKWNTELIEKKKLYEEYIKSFVINPYYSCVDNKKKEFVKETEKEPTGKNMKDEYIEYNLDRNKTYYHKDDSLLKLPNDNNNKEMDYLEDEKYSSMDDECSEDNWLHSELFSQINKDTFRTRPELSFFNLNPQQTINSNIKILNSLISTETFDEEEQREKKRNNLEDIQGEQIPYLVNINNVNNFNNNETIKFYNKIIDNRNDPHDKKENKSKCLDGDKNIHVDKNIHVDKNIHVDKNIHVDKNIHVDKNLHVDKNLHVDKNICVHNNLPKDEMKNNKNLFPQTCKNKNVYKNDKQNFSEVCDIIKPKRHYDLLCRILFIYAKIHPYVKYVQGMNEILAPLYFIIFNDPLCNCTLQGEADTFFCFLELMQRQKDVFCEGLDNTDDGINGKLKKFSLLLKMKEYEIWKKLYILKIETQYYALKWILLLLTQEFDMADTIILYDHFIINNNENFILYICLVICSKLKNSLLCGNFTVNLKLLQNIPPFDPYDIINEAKYLMNSDIKNNINITDIYNEYISQKKRNNSLQNIQYDESSLEILNEFEKPIDQNESTLNRTASIISNIKNKFIVQNIKNYITKKKIDMIKRFDENIDEE; from the coding sequence ATGGAATACAAACTTGAATTTTTAAGCTATTTActtattttcaaaaaaaagaatgaaaGGATATCGAAATTTGATGAACAAATAAAGAcatgtattaatatatttgaaaaatcaataataaatgaaagCGATCTAAAATATCTTTTTGAAAGGAATATCTTGGATATCAACCCAGGTGTGCGTTCCATGTGTTGGAAATTAGCTTTAAAGCATTTAAGCTTAGATTCAAATAAATGGAATACAGAAttaattgaaaaaaaaaaattatacgaagaatatataaaatcgTTTGTCATTAATCCTTATTATTCTTGTgtagataataaaaaaaaggaatttGTAAAAGAAACAGAAAAGGAACCAACGGGTAAAAATATGAAGGATGAATATATTGAATACAATCTTGATAGAAACAAAacatattatcataaagatgattcattattaaaattaccaaatgacaataataataaagagaTGGATTATTTAGAGGATGAAAAGTATTCAAGTATGGATGATGAATGTTCAGAAGATAACTGGTTACATTCTGAATTGTTCAgtcaaataaataaagacACGTTTAGAACTAGACCAGAActttccttttttaatttaaacCCACAACAAACtattaatagtaatataaaaatattaaacaGTTTAATTAGTACCGAAACGTTTGATGAAGAAGAAcaaagagaaaaaaaaagaaataatttGGAAGATATACAAGGAGAACAAATTCCTTATTTggtaaatataaacaatgtgaataattttaataataatgaaacgattaaattttataataaaataatagaCAACAGAAATGATCCTCatgataaaaaagaaaataaaagtaagTGTCTTGATggtgataaaaatatacatgttgataaaaatatacatgttgataaaaatatacatgttgataaaaatatacatgttgataaaaatatacatgttgataaaaatttacatgttgataaaaatttacatgttgataaaaatatatgtgttcataataatttacCAAAGGACGAAATgaaaaacaataaaaacCTATTTCCCCAAAcatgtaaaaataaaaatgtctataaaaatgataagCAGAATTTTTCAGAAGTATgtgatataataaaaccAAAAAGACATTATGATTTGTTGTGCAGgattttatttatatatgctAAAATTCATCCTTATGTTAAATATGTTCAGGGAATGAATGAGATATTAGCCccattatattttatcatatttaatGATCCTTTATGCAATTGTACTTTACAAGGAGAAGCAGatacttttttttgttttcttgAATTAATGCAAAGACAGAAAGATGTTTTTTGTGAAGGTCTAGATAATACAGATGATGGTATTAATGGCAAGTTAAAAAAGTTTTctcttttattaaaaatgaaagaatatgaaatatggaaaaaattatatatattaaaaatagaaaCTCAATATTATGCCTTAAAATGgatattgttattattaacacAAGAATTTGATATGGCCGATACGATAATATTGTATgatcattttattattaataataatgaaaattttattttatatatatgtttagTTATATGTagtaaattaaaaaattctttattatGTGGTAATTTTACGGTGAACctaaaattattacaaaatattcCTCCTTTTGATCCATACGATATAATAAACGAAGcaaaatatttaatgaattcagatatcaaaaataatattaatataactgatatatataatgaatatattagtcaaaagaaaaggaaTAATTCTTTACAAAATATTCAATATGATGAATCTTCTCttgaaatattaaatgaattcGAAAAACCAATAGACCAAAATGAAAGCACTTTAAATAGAACTGCAAGCATTATtagtaatataaaaaataaatttattgttcaaaatattaaaaattacattactaaaaagaaaattgATATGATCAAAAGATTTGATGAAAATATCGATGA